In Brachypodium distachyon strain Bd21 chromosome 5, Brachypodium_distachyon_v3.0, whole genome shotgun sequence, the genomic window ACGGTCACCTGGGAGTATAGTAGAGATCGACACCTTTGTAAAAGATGACAAGGTCTACTTTTCTAGGTTCTTTATGGCTATGGAGGCTTGTGTAGATGGTTTTAAAGCAGGATGCCGTCCATACCTCAGCATAGACGCCACTGCACTGAATGGAAAATGGAATGGGCAGTTGGCGGCAGCAATAGCTCTAGATGGAAACAATTGGATGTTTCCTGTGGCTGTCGGGTTGTTTCAGTCAGAGACAGAGGCTCACTGGACTTGGTTCATGAATCAATTGCATAGGGCCATAGGACCAATGCAACCCTTGGCAATATGCACATATGCTTCTAAAGGCCTGATAAATGCAGTGAAAAATGTATTTATTCATGCAGAGAAGAGAGAGTGCTTCGGCCATATGTGGCTCAATTTGATCAAGAAATTTCAAGGAGAGGTTTATGGCAGGATCTGGCCAGCATCAAGATCATACAGCGAGAGCACTTTCAAATATCATATGGAGAAGGTTATGCAGCAGATGAAGAATTTGGGGCTGAATTTTCTGTTTACATGAACACTTACCACTCGTTGTTGTGGTACAGAAGTGGATTCAACACAGATATTAAGGTGGATCATATCAACAATCATTTGGCAGGAAGTTTTAACAGTTGGATTAGAGAGATCAAAGATCTGCCTATTCATGAGCTAATGGACAGTCTAAGGATCATGATAGTGAGTCTTTTTAATAAGAGAAGGACTCTTTCTAATATGTTGTATGGTGACAAGCTTTCATCAATTGTCCAACAGCAGGTATGCAGGAGTAGAAAACTTGGGCACTTCCATGTTGACAATGCTTCAGTTTACAATTCTGAAGTTCTGGACACTAGAAATGGCAGGAGGCATGTTGTGACTCTTGACCAGCATGAGTGCACCTGTCTTGAATGGCAAGCAACTGGAAAGCCCTGCCCACATGCTATTGTGGTTTTGGCAGGGAAAACTCACTTGATGTTGGGGGAATATTTGCATGAGTATTACTCCGTTGAGAGATTTAAGGCAGCTTATGCTGGAGTTGTGCCTCCACTTACTAACCAATCTCAATGGCCTGAAGTGGAACTTGGATATGAGCTTTGTGCCCCTGGCATCACTAGGAAATCTGGTAGGCCTAAACATAAGCGCTTCAAAAGTTTTTTAGAGCGAAGGGGAAAGAAAGGAACAAAAGGGCAAATGAAAGGGggcaaaggaaaaggaaaggacGCAGATTTGGAGGATTTGGACCCTTTAGCGGTAACGAGAGGGAAAGGCAGTAAGAACAAACAGAGGTGCGCTAGATGTCACCTATTAGGACATCGAGCAAATTCTCAGCACTGCGTATTCAGCCTGCCGAGGCTGCCAAGGTTTGTTTATTCTTAAAATCATAATTTAAATGTTGCTGAAGAAGTTTGCTGAATTACACCTTTTTTGCCATGTTTTGACAGGGTGTgtggaaagaagaagaaagaagcagaagcagcaaaaGAAGAAGTAGAAGCAAGAGAAGAGCCGGCTGAGGTGCATGTTGTTGCAGAAGGCAGTTCTGAAGAGTGGACAGGGGGAGAGAGTTCTAGCAGGATGAGGTGCAGGTGGCCAGTCCATGTGTTGAAGAGTGGACTGAAGCTGAAAATGGTATTTTtgatgctgctgttgctgaaGAAGTGGAAGAAGCTGGTGTTGATGCCGCTGTTGCTGAAGAAGTGGAAGAAGCTGGTGTTGATGCCGCGGTTGCTGAAGAAGTGGAAGAAGCTGGTGTTGATGCCGCGGTTGTTATCAAGTGGAAGAAGCTGGTGTTGATGCCGCTGTTGCTGAAGAAGTGGAAGAAGCTGGTGTTGATGCCGCTGTTGCTGAAGAagtggaagaagaagctggtgTTGATGCCGCTGTTGCTGAAGAagtggaagaagaagctggtgTTGATGCCGCTGTTGCTGAAGAAGTGCAAGAAGCTGGTGTTGATGCCGCTGTTGCTGAAGAAGTGCAAGAAGCAGGTGTTGATCCTGCTGTTGCTGAAGAAGTGCAAGAAGTACATGATAtcatgatgaggaggaagaggaaggcgccgctgaagaagaagaagcagccgCTGCTGCCGAAGAGGAGAAAACTTTCTGCCATTTTGTTTGGTTAAGATGTGTTGTAATTTCTGAATTTGAACATGTACTGAAGCAGAgctggctggctgctgctcTGTGTTGGTAACATGCATAGTAGATCACTTCTGCCTCTTACAATCTATCACTACCAAATTATTGGTTTTCTTCCCTGCAGTGACTGCAAGAGAGCTTTTAAAGATGTTTGGGTGCTCTCAAAGACTTTACAATGAAGTTTTTGAACCTGCTATTCAGGCCTCCCTGTTTGCTCTGGGTGAGCAATGTAGTGCAGCTGCAGCATTGGGGATGTGGTATTATTATATGCTGTCCCATCAGGTTCCTTCTTTTTCATTAAAATGGCAATCTTTTTTTCTAATTAATCATAGTATAAGTCCTTTTAGCCTCTTCACGTAATAAGTAGTTCTAAAAATCTGAGgcacttttttccttttgagaaAACACCAAAAACACCCGTTGAGTCGCCCCAACGGGTGTCTGGCATTGTGGTTTGTCATGAATATCCTATTTTACAGGAAAACTCTGATTTTGTATGTGCCGTGGGGAAGTAGAAGATACAATTTTCTCTCCATGGCTAAAGTCACTGGAATTAAAAGGTTTAATGTTCCTTTCAAACAAAGTCCCAACAAGGTTGACACTAAATAAAGACACTGAATGTGTCTCTGGAATTGTTTGCGGCGATGAGATATATGATGCAGATGCATTTGTTTTGGCTACGGGACTCTCACCTCTACAATCTATCATTAGAAACAGGTAAGAACACATATTCAGGTGGTCATTATGTGTGCATCCTGGCTCAGCTTTTCCTAGATGCCTGTATTTAGTCACTTCGAGAGATAAGATTGCTCTGAATCCGAAGGTTTCACAACTTCAAATCTTTATTAAGAAAAAACTATTTATGAGCTTTCCTGACTACTAAATTTTATCTAGTCCGTTTCTGCAGTCTCAACAAGAATTTGCCAATCTTCTTTATCTGTCAACGACTGATGTGCTCTCTGTAAAATTATGGCTGGACAAA contains:
- the LOC100830183 gene encoding uncharacterized protein LOC100830183 — its product is MNTYHSLLWYRSGFNTDIKVDHINNHLAGSFNSWIREIKDLPIHELMDSLRIMIVSLFNKRRTLSNMLYGDKLSSIVQQQVCRSRKLGHFHVDNASVYNSEVLDTRNGRRHVVTLDQHECTCLEWQATGKPCPHAIVVLAGKTHLMLGEYLHEYYSVERFKAAYAGVVPPLTNQSQWPEVELGYELCAPGITRKSGRPKHKRFKSFLERRGKKGTKGQMKGGKGKGKDADLEDLDPLAVTRGKGSKNKQRCARCHLLGHRANSQHCVFSLPRLPRVCGKKKKEAEAAKEEVEAREEPAEVHVVAEGSSEEWTGGESSSRMRCRWPVHVLKSGLKLKMVFLMLLLLKKWKKLVLMPLLLKKWKKLVLMPRLLKKWKKLVLMPRLLSSGRSWC
- the LOC106865396 gene encoding LOW QUALITY PROTEIN: uncharacterized protein LOC106865396 (The sequence of the model RefSeq protein was modified relative to this genomic sequence to represent the inferred CDS: inserted 1 base in 1 codon); its protein translation is MPLLLKKWKKLVLMPLLLKKWKKKLVLMPLLLKKWKKKLVLMPLLLKKCKKLVLMPLLLKKCKKQVLILLLLKKCKKLYNEVFEPAIQASLFALGEQCSAAAALGMWYYYMLSHQENSDFXMCRGEVEDTIFSPWLKSLELKGLMFLSNKVPTRLTLNKDTECVSGIVCGDEIYDADAFVLATGLSPLQSIIRNSPFLQSQQEFANLLYLSTTDVLSVKLWLDKKVTIPKAANVCSGFDDSSGWTFFDLTSIYDDYADEPTTVVEAEFYNTSHLLPLTDQQIVSEATSCLIRCIDDFEGATVVQQLVRRSPRSVYHFLPGSYKQTVRGTTSFPNLFIASDWIVNRHGSFSKEKAYVTGIEAANMAVDYLVKETLLKSLLLKETSLI